The window TTGCCGGAAAAGCTTTTCGAAATCCTACTGGAGCTCCGTCAGTTTACGTGGCGCGTGATGCTGGTGAAGCCTTTCTTGGCTGATTTTCGCGTTGTCAGAGAGCTGCTCGTTGGAAGGGAGATCGACGATATGTGGTTCGAGACAAGGCAACAAAGTGACAATATGGAAGAGGGTAGAGAAGGGCGGCGGTTGTCGTCGGTGACACCAGCGGCGGCTAGTAGTTTcaaatatgagagagagagagagagagagagagagagatgaatgTCACCAGTTTAGGATGATCTGCATCTTTATTTAGAACAAAAAATATTACATATTCACTCCTCCTTTTGCCGCTTGTCACCTTGAAAAGCGTGTACAATTTCTAACTTTTAGATTTTTTTCCGAACATGCCAATTGATTGTCCCAAACATTTTGGTTTCGAATTTGTGATTGAAAATATCATACGAAATATGATGCTATGTTAAAAGTGTGTTTGAAGTTACAATTGCGTTATAATTTATAACCTTCGTGATTGACGTTTTTTTTCGTGAAAGTGACATAACTCCAAGTTAAAAATATTCTGACAATGAAATCAAATATTATGTAATAGTTTGATTTAAAAACCACGATAAAAAATAGTTAACGAGATGCGTAGCTAACTCCACATATCGAATAAGCTTACGTCGTACCATCcaactttttttgtttttttttgggcAAAATGGGGTAACTTCAAAATCAAGTACTAGATCTTATTGTGATCGAGAGAAAATTGTTCGGAGCTGAAGATTCATTATTTAAGGCACCTAACGAAGCATTTTAAGTTTCGTAAATTTATACTTTTTAGCCGGCTGGTTTTTCGTTTTCTTTAAAacccgtaacttttgcatatgaactcTATTTTTAACAATCTTTATATGCATGAAGTCGTGTTAACAAGCACTATCCAATTAGAGTGTCAATTTCTCATAAGTTTACTTGatacaaatttttttattttgcatgtattaatgacacttatttttattaataGTTTTCGTTTGTTAATGATCATGAACTTTTTGAGACAATTAGGGCATTCTACTATTCCGTTTGCAAATCTAAGTGTAATGACTTTAACAACATtcaaaaacaagaaatactatacAATAGATCTTATTACAAGTACAATGAGGTCGTGATGGTTCGACCGCAAACATTGACATATTTTTTTAGCATTTGTTACATAAGAGAAATAGGCAACCTGTTATGTAGAGTCTAAAACAAGCTTTCCTTTTGGAAAGCGAGCTTAAGGTTGACAAATAAATAGCTTGATTCATCATGTAATAAAAGTATTTGTGGATCAAACTTGGATACTTTCAACCTTGAAACTGAACCATTAAATCAACTTGCATCCGGTCCTTAACTATTGAAATTAtttaaagagaaattaaatatcctcctactttttgttcctatatattctcctacccatttaaatgataacatgtgtcatattagtatcctaaaataccATTAAATCTCCTTAGATGAtcattaaatgttacacatgtcacaATTTCATTGGGTAAGATGATATGTAGGAacaaaaagtaggaggatatttaatttctcttatttAAATAATTTCAATCTTGAATAACTAATCAAAAAACaattcaaaattatgacaaaagaAATCTATTAATGTCAATGAAATCAATTACAAACAtttatttgatttttgaattGGTTGAATATATAGAACTCAAAATCGATAAAGCATGAAGATCTATTATAATTTCTACCAATTTTTTTCCTTAGATAGTTCCATTAAAAAAACAGATGATTATGATTATTTGGGGCATTTTTTCTCAATTGGAAGTTACCAAAAGATCCTAATCTAATTTCTTTAATAATCATATCCTTACCGAATTGGCTAATACTATTCCTTCTTATTATGAAGTCTTTTGGGGAAGTATCCGACTTTAGGATAAAGTCCAGGGGTGTGTATTCTAAATTAAAGTAAAAGAAATCTAAAGTTTGTGATTATCCATGATTCATCCCTTAATCTACAAAACTTACAAACCACCCCCTCATTGGTAGTCGGCGAACCGGAACCCCTGGATCTGCTCCCGTTTTGTCGCCACCGTATCCGACTATCCTCTTCCGCCCCCACACCAGTTTCTTATTATATTCACCATTTGCTCTATCTTCCCTATATATCCTCTCCTCCTCCGTACTAAATTTTCTGCCATTCTTGAAGGAGATGAGCTTCAAAGGGTAACTCTTCTGTCAGATCCAGACGAACAATCCTAAAGGTAAACCCTTCTCTCTATGTTTCGTAAGCCTCATACACAAGAACAAAACTTTTGGTGCGAAGAAGCTTCTAATATTACTTAAAGTTTTCACCCCTGGCATACACTTTAATTGAGCTGTAAAGCTTGATGGACATAGACCTTTttgcttttatttttgatttgatAGCTTAAGAATTTGGCATTTAGATTAATCACTGTTGCAGTGTTTGGGCTACGAGGAATTCCAAACAGTATCTTGGTAGTAAATTTCGTTAATCTAGTTCAGATTAAATGCATTCTTTTGCAACATGAGACGAATTGTTAATTCATTAAATTAGTTGACTTTTGGTGTTTGCATGTTTGATTTTGCATTATATAATAAGCACAAGGAACACTATTGCTCTTAATATGTGCTATTTGATGTATCTATCAGTATAGTCGTTTCATGTTCTCATTTATTccaataattaatgcatatttttttAATACTTAACTTCGAGTTTTAGGATTAGGGTGATTCCaccttttttttaatttagtGGTTCAAACATTGAATTGACATCAACCATGGttgttgtttttttcttttttttggcAACATGATGATATGATACAAGGGTTCCATGATGCCATTTTCCTTTATTATACATGCATTATTTTCGGACCCCAGTCTTCATTACTAAACTATTTGTTTTTTGTCCATTTTCTTGTGGGAAAAATGTCGGTTTTTCTGTAAATTATTCATGATCTTCTGTGAGTTTCTACTAAATATACAAATTCCATTTGAGCCCTTCAGGTAATTATTAGAAACACCGGTTTCTAACACATGGCTCAGGGAAAATACTCCCGAGTTGATGGAAAGAAGTCATCATGTTCCACAGCAACAATCGTGGTTGTTTTCGGTGTTTGTTTAATTGGTGTATGGATGTTCATGTCAACGTCCGTTGCCCCTGGTCAAAATCAAGACTTGCCAGCTCAGCATTCAAAAACAGAGTCAAAAGTCAAGGTGTCCACAAACCCTTCTCCCCTATTTGAAGACAATTCTGGTGATTTACCTGAAGATGAAAAGACTAGTaatgaagaggaaccatcaaaaATTGAGGCTGAAAATACAAATGACGAAGAACCCACATCAAGAAACACCGGAGATGATTCTAGTTCAAGTCAAAGTGACAAGTCAAAGTCAGAGGATGATCTTAATAGTGAtactaatgaaaccctaaagtCAAATTCTGAGGTTGATAAACAAGAAAAGAAACCagaaaacgataaaaagacagaatcTTTCCCAGCTGCTGATCAATCTGAAATTTTGAACGAATCCCGAACTGAAAATGGAGCTTTTTCAACACAAGCAGCTGAGTCAGCAAGTGAGAAAGAATCAAGACAACCAGATGTTTTGAAGAACGAAGATGGATACGAATGGAAGACATGTAACGTGACCACAGGTCCAGATTTTATTCCATGTCTTGACAATATCGGAGCCCTTAGAAAGATTCGTACTACACTCCACTATGAACACAGAGAACGCCATTGTCCTGTTGAATCCCCTACATGCCTTGTCCCTCTTCCTCAAGGTTACAAGACCCCAATCAAGTGGCCTAGAAGCCGAGACCAGGTAAAAaagtttgacttttttttataatttcttaaAAAAGTTTGAATTCTATTAGAAATCGGATACCAACATATTGGTATTTCAATATAAGGTCTGGTTGATTGATAGAAAGTTTCCAATAACGTCAATGAAACTTATAACTAGTTTAATTGACCTGAAAAGTCAAACTTCTTAACGATTGGTggattttcattttttaactcTGATTCTGATTGTATCATTCAGATATGGTACAATAACGTTCCACGCACAAAGCTGGCTGAGGTCAAAGGGCATCAAAATTGGGTCAAAGTTACAGGAGAGTATCTTTCTTTTCCAGGGGGTGGAACTCAGTTCAAGAATGGCGCCCTTCATTATATCGATCATATCAGAAAAGTAAGCCACCGATGCTTCTTTTCTATTCTCCCATATATAAAAAGCTGTTCTTGTAATTTCCTGTGAAAATAAGATTCGTTATTCGTTATATaatttcagtcacttcctgatatCAAATGGGGCAAAAGAACCCGTGTGATACTTGATGTTGGATGTGGAGTAGCTAGTTTTGGAGGGTATCTTTTTGAGCGAGATGTAATCACAATGTCTTTTGCTCCAAAAGATGAGCATGAAGCTCAAGTTCAATTTGCTCTTGAGAGGGGTATTCCTGCCATTTCAGCAGTCATGGGTACCCAAAGATTGCCCTTCCCTAGTAAAATCTTTGATGCCATTCATTGTGCTCGTTGCAGAGTCCCATGGCACATTGAAGGTCATTCTTCCATGCACTCTTTTTTTAAAGTCTCCGTTTTTTACACAGTACACAGTACACAGTACACAGTATACAGTATACAGTatgatatataaatattttttcagGTGGAAAACTTCTACTGGAGCTCAACCGACTTTTACGACCTGGTGGTTATTTTATTTGGTCTGCTACTCCAGTTTACCAAAACAATACAGAAGATTCTGAAATATGGAAAGGTATGTGTAAAtcaacaaattatatataatcaCATTGAATGTTTGATTAAATTGTTATGTGAAAACTTGTGGCAGCTATGTCTAAATTAACAAAGGCTATGTGTTGGGAGTTGGTGGTGATTTATAGTGACAAATTGAACCAAGTTGGTGCAGCAATATACAAAAAGCCAACTTCTAATGAATGTTATGACAACAGACAACAAAACGATCCACCTATATGTGAAACCAATGATGATCCAGATGCAATCTGGTAAACTTTCTTGTTTTTCTTGATACAAAAAGTAAGTTTCAATGATACCTAACATAATTGTGTTGATACATACAGGAATGTAGAACTTGAAGCATGCATGCATAAAGCCCCTGTTGATGAATCAATTAGAGGAACAAAGTGGCCAAAAACATGGCCTCAAAGgttggaatcaccaccttattGGTTAAAAGCCACAGAATCtggtgtttatggaaaaccaGCTCCTGAAGACTTCACTGCTGACTATGAACACTGGAAACGTGTTGTGTCTAAGTCATATTTGAATGGTTTAGGAATTGATTGGTCTTCTATAAGAAATATCATGGACATGAGATCCATCTATGGAGGGTAAGTAAATGAAGTCATAACAATATCTTGTCTTGATTCTTGTTATATATAttcttattgttgttgttgttaaatGTTTGTAGATTTGCTGCTGCATTGAAAGATTTAAACGTATGGGTGATGAATGTGGTCCCACTTGATTCACCAGATACACTTCCAATTATATATGAACGTGGACTCTTTGGGATATATCATAACTGGTGTGAATCATTCAGCACTTACCCACGTTCATATGATCTTCTTCATGCTGATCATCTTTTCTCAGATCTTAAAAAAAGGTATACATCATTCGGAAGTTTCTTTTCATTTTCGATGTAGTTTTGTGGAATTGTTTTTCTTTATAGCGTTGTGTGTTTTGTTTCATGTGACAGGTGCAAGTTAGCATCTGTGATTGCAGAAGTGGACAGGATTTTAAGGCCAGAAGGAAAACTAATTGTGCGTGACAATGTGGAGACAATTGCTGAGGTTGAAAATATGGCTAAGTCTCTTCATTGGAATGTTCGTTTGAGTTACAACAAGGATAATGAAGGGTTGTTGTGTGTTGAAAAAACATTATGGAGACCAATTGAGGTAGAAACTTTAGCCTATGCCATTCAATAGAATTCGTGATTCTGGTTTCAGTTGTGTTAGAATCTTTCGACTTGAATACTTACAGCTAATTCCCTGTATTTATATTTGATATAAGGTGAAAGATATCAAAATTTAATCTGTGAAAAAGCTTACGATTTCTAACATGAGTTTCATGACCATAACATTAGTCTATGGAAGGAAATCATTAGGGGTGACAGATCTTTTtacttgacacgacacgacaaagaaaTTTGTATATAAAACGAATACGACACGATGTTAGTGTTTTCTTTTACTAACAGGAAAATGACCAAATTAAAACACgataaaaacaaaatatgaaaaagataaaataaaataatcttttagttatttaattcaaaattaatcttACAAAACATGACAACGATGATACACACGACAAACATATGTTAATATCGTGTTGAATATTGATATGAACACGAATTCGAAATTTGATTTCTCATGTCATGACATGGGTTGCTATCCCTAATTTAGAGGGTGCATTATCTAGATGCTTGAATGAAAATAAAAACATGTTTGGGAAAGTTGctgaataataaataaataaataaataaaagaaaaaaccattttaacattttcaaccattttgtaataaatgaattattcatgGTTGAGAAAACATCTAAACGAACTACCTGAAGTGAAGAGATTAACTGAAAAAATACCCCATTTCAatagtaaattaaaaaaaaaaaaaaaaaaaaaaagtcatcaTTTTAGGCAATATTCTCAGTTCTCACAATCTTGAACCTTCACTTAATTCGTTGATCACCCGCGTGTGAAATTAGCCTATTCCATTTTTGATAAAACTGCTGCCAATGAATAACTACAAACAAACACAACTATCCAATTTGCTCATCAGACAACTATCGACAACCTTGGATCAACCAAATTTATGCCCTTTGAAACGTTGTATGACGATTCGACCGTTCTCTTTAGATCAATAAATGCTCTTGTTTCTCTCAATCTACATATCATGTCTTCACCGGTTGTTGTTCTTGTTCATCACCACAAGAAtaccatcttcttcttcttcttcttcttcttcctctcctaCCTCTTCTTCTCCGTTCATGGCTTAACTGGAGGTTCATCTCTATCTGTAGAAAATACCAACGACATTTTAGTTTCACCAAATCGGGTTTTCACAGCCGGTTTTCATCAAGTCGGATATAATGCTTATTGCTTCTCTGTGTGGTTCACGGATCAACCCAAGTTCGGGGGTCCCACTGTGGTATGGATGGCTAACCGAGATACACCTGTAAATGGAAAATACTCGAAGCTTTCATTATTCAAAGATGGCAATCTTGCCTTAATAGACGCTGGTCAATCGATTATTTGGTCAACCCACACAAAATCAACATCTTCTTCGTTTCTATTGCAACTTCATGACACAGGTAACCTTGTTCTTTATGAAGGAGAACAAATTCGTTGGGAAAGCTTTGATCATCCAACAGACACCCTTCTTCCAGATCAACCCTTAACTAGGAACAAACTACTTGTATCTTCAAGAAGTGCTACTAATTACTCCTCTGGTTTCTATAAGCTCTTTTTCGACCTTGATAGCATTCTTCGCATTCGTTACGAAGGTCCAGAATCAACTAGCATCTACTGGCCTGATCCCGAATCTCTAGGTCGGGAAGGTGGAAGAAATCAGTACATAAACAATCAAAGAGCGATCCTTGATTCCGAGGGTCAATTCAACTCATCAGACGGTTTTGTATTTTTATCGTCTGATTTTGGGATTGGACCCCAAAGAATGATGAGGATTGACGTCGATGGTAATCTAAGAGTTTACAGTCGGATCATTGGGCATCAAAGAAGACAGAAATGGCAAGTCCAATGGCAAGCTGTTTCCCATTCTTGCAAGGTTCATGGTATTTGTGGACCAAATAGTCTTTGTACTCATTCACAACATTCAGGTAGGCGATGCACTTGCATACATGGCTACAAGATGGTGAATTCTGAAGATTGGAGTTACGGATGTGCACCCGAATTCGAGGAGTGTACACCAGAGGATGAGGGTTTCGTGGTGATTCATCAAGCAGAATTCTATGGCTACGATATTCGGTATCAACCCAACTACACTGTTAATGAATGCAAGAAAGAATGCTTAGATGATTGCAATTGCAAAGGGTTCCAGTATTCATACGATTATGACAGAGCATGCTTTTATTGCTACATGAAGACTTCTTTGTATAATGGATACATGCAAATGGGGTTCTACAGTGATATGTATATTAAATTACCGAGACAGTTGGCGTCATATTTTAATCCGAAAATGGGATTCAGTAAAACAAACTTCAGTTGCGCAGGCCAGATGGGGACACCCATAATAAGATTGTACGAGAAAAAACATGATAACAAGCTACTTAGCGACGTGGCTGTGTTAGGATGCGTGATTGGGTTTATTGAGATCATTGGCATAATAATTTTCTGGTATAAAAGCAGCAAACACTCGGTTACAATCAATCAAAGTTATTTTCCTGTAGCAACAGCCTTCAGGAAGTTCACATACAGTGAGCTGAAAAGGGCATCACTTAATTTCAGCGAAGAGATAGGTCGAGGTGGTGCTGGTGTTGTGTATAAAGGGATTTTATCAGATAACCGAGTTGCAGCAATCAA of the Lactuca sativa cultivar Salinas chromosome 6, Lsat_Salinas_v11, whole genome shotgun sequence genome contains:
- the LOC111879611 gene encoding probable methyltransferase PMT25, producing MAQGKYSRVDGKKSSCSTATIVVVFGVCLIGVWMFMSTSVAPGQNQDLPAQHSKTESKVKVSTNPSPLFEDNSGDLPEDEKTSNEEEPSKIEAENTNDEEPTSRNTGDDSSSSQSDKSKSEDDLNSDTNETLKSNSEVDKQEKKPENDKKTESFPAADQSEILNESRTENGAFSTQAAESASEKESRQPDVLKNEDGYEWKTCNVTTGPDFIPCLDNIGALRKIRTTLHYEHRERHCPVESPTCLVPLPQGYKTPIKWPRSRDQIWYNNVPRTKLAEVKGHQNWVKVTGEYLSFPGGGTQFKNGALHYIDHIRKSLPDIKWGKRTRVILDVGCGVASFGGYLFERDVITMSFAPKDEHEAQVQFALERGIPAISAVMGTQRLPFPSKIFDAIHCARCRVPWHIEGGKLLLELNRLLRPGGYFIWSATPVYQNNTEDSEIWKAMSKLTKAMCWELVVIYSDKLNQVGAAIYKKPTSNECYDNRQQNDPPICETNDDPDAIWNVELEACMHKAPVDESIRGTKWPKTWPQRLESPPYWLKATESGVYGKPAPEDFTADYEHWKRVVSKSYLNGLGIDWSSIRNIMDMRSIYGGFAAALKDLNVWVMNVVPLDSPDTLPIIYERGLFGIYHNWCESFSTYPRSYDLLHADHLFSDLKKRCKLASVIAEVDRILRPEGKLIVRDNVETIAEVENMAKSLHWNVRLSYNKDNEGLLCVEKTLWRPIEVETLAYAIQ
- the LOC111879610 gene encoding putative receptor protein kinase ZmPK1, with the translated sequence MPFETLYDDSTVLFRSINALVSLNLHIMSSPVVVLVHHHKNTIFFFFFFFFLSYLFFSVHGLTGGSSLSVENTNDILVSPNRVFTAGFHQVGYNAYCFSVWFTDQPKFGGPTVVWMANRDTPVNGKYSKLSLFKDGNLALIDAGQSIIWSTHTKSTSSSFLLQLHDTGNLVLYEGEQIRWESFDHPTDTLLPDQPLTRNKLLVSSRSATNYSSGFYKLFFDLDSILRIRYEGPESTSIYWPDPESLGREGGRNQYINNQRAILDSEGQFNSSDGFVFLSSDFGIGPQRMMRIDVDGNLRVYSRIIGHQRRQKWQVQWQAVSHSCKVHGICGPNSLCTHSQHSGRRCTCIHGYKMVNSEDWSYGCAPEFEECTPEDEGFVVIHQAEFYGYDIRYQPNYTVNECKKECLDDCNCKGFQYSYDYDRACFYCYMKTSLYNGYMQMGFYSDMYIKLPRQLASYFNPKMGFSKTNFSCAGQMGTPIIRLYEKKHDNKLLSDVAVLGCVIGFIEIIGIIIFWYKSSKHSVTINQSYFPVATAFRKFTYSELKRASLNFSEEIGRGGAGVVYKGILSDNRVAAIKKLKNTNHHDEDEFQAEISTIGRLNHMNLIETWGYCAEGKHRLIVYEYMENGSLARNLCLGKLDWETRFDIAKGTAKGLAYLHEECLEWVLHCDVKPHNILLDAKYNPKVADFGLSKLFDRDRIVNLNFSTVRGTRGYMAPEWVFNLPITSKVDVFSYGVVILEMITGRSPAGKQQRINESGHREYALMEWVRDRIKEVDGSQSWVEEIVNSSISGEYDRTAMENLVRIALKCADEDMKVRPSMKQVVNMLLHQ